One window of the Pseudofrankia sp. DC12 genome contains the following:
- the metF gene encoding methylenetetrahydrofolate reductase [NAD(P)H], whose amino-acid sequence MTAVGSAPATPERARTRSVKDFLAAGEISYSFEFFPPKTEDGERALWQALREIEALHPSFVSVTYGAGGSTRDGTIRVTERIASETTLTPIGHLTAVNHSVAELRQVIGSYAGGGVHNVMALRGDPPGNPQGEWAAHPEGLRYSSELVELVKSLGDFCVGVAAFPDKHPRSPDFDSDADFLARKFDAGADYAITQFFFGADDYFRLVERVRARGCEAPIIPGIMPVTNVAQIERMALLSGADLPAALVSRLRAVADDPKAVREIGIEVATDLSERLLAGGAPGLHFITLNRSSATREICQAVRTSRAQPS is encoded by the coding sequence ATGACAGCGGTAGGAAGCGCGCCGGCCACACCCGAGCGGGCGCGAACCAGGTCAGTGAAGGACTTCCTGGCCGCGGGCGAGATCTCCTACTCGTTCGAGTTCTTCCCGCCGAAGACCGAGGACGGCGAGCGGGCCCTCTGGCAGGCGCTGCGCGAGATCGAGGCGCTGCACCCGTCCTTCGTCTCGGTCACCTACGGCGCGGGCGGCTCGACCCGGGACGGCACGATCCGGGTCACCGAGCGAATCGCGTCGGAGACGACGCTGACCCCGATCGGGCACCTGACCGCCGTCAACCACTCCGTCGCCGAGCTGCGCCAGGTGATCGGCAGCTATGCCGGCGGTGGGGTGCACAACGTGATGGCGCTGCGCGGGGACCCACCGGGCAACCCGCAGGGGGAATGGGCCGCCCACCCGGAGGGGCTGCGCTACTCCAGCGAGCTCGTCGAGCTGGTGAAGTCGCTCGGTGACTTCTGCGTCGGCGTCGCCGCGTTCCCGGACAAGCACCCCCGCTCGCCGGACTTCGACAGCGACGCGGACTTCCTGGCGCGCAAGTTCGACGCGGGCGCGGACTACGCGATCACCCAGTTCTTCTTCGGTGCCGACGACTACTTCCGGCTGGTCGAGCGGGTGCGCGCCCGTGGCTGCGAGGCGCCGATCATCCCGGGCATCATGCCGGTGACCAACGTGGCGCAGATCGAGCGGATGGCGCTGCTCTCCGGCGCGGACCTGCCTGCCGCCCTCGTCTCGCGGCTGCGGGCCGTCGCCGACGACCCCAAGGCGGTCCGGGAGATCGGCATCGAGGTCGCCACCGACCTGTCCGAGCGGCTGCTCGCCGGCGGAGCGCCGGGGCTGCACTTCATCACGCTCAACCGCTCCAGCGCGACGCGCGAGATCTGCCAGGCCGTGCGCACCAGTCGCGCCCAGCCCTCCTAG
- a CDS encoding CDP-alcohol phosphatidyltransferase family protein, which yields MRRRRTPLPGRDDYLRAWSVTHGGYDPATGGVLVRCWLGLTCLLARPLAALGVAPAAVTVVAAGLPALALAPAAAGGRWPLVAAAIVLASAVLDSLDGAVAILRDRVSPTGFVLDSVADRVADVLYLVALWLLGAPGPLAVAAGAGSFLLEYTRARAGNAGFGEIGVVTVGERPTRVIVVVAGLLAAGVFPALREPAAAVATTAVLAVAAVGLGQLAVVLRRVLRGR from the coding sequence GTGCGGCGTAGGCGTACCCCCCTGCCGGGACGGGACGACTACCTGCGTGCGTGGTCCGTCACCCATGGTGGGTACGACCCCGCGACCGGCGGTGTGCTCGTCCGCTGCTGGCTGGGCCTGACCTGTCTGCTCGCCCGGCCGCTCGCGGCCCTGGGAGTGGCGCCGGCGGCGGTGACGGTCGTCGCGGCGGGCCTGCCGGCGCTCGCGCTGGCGCCGGCCGCCGCCGGCGGGCGCTGGCCGCTGGTCGCCGCGGCGATCGTGCTCGCCAGCGCCGTGCTGGACAGCCTCGACGGCGCGGTCGCGATCCTGCGGGACCGGGTCAGCCCCACCGGCTTCGTGCTCGACTCGGTGGCCGACCGGGTTGCCGACGTCCTTTACCTGGTCGCGCTGTGGCTGCTGGGGGCGCCTGGACCGCTGGCCGTCGCGGCCGGAGCCGGCTCGTTCCTGCTGGAGTACACCAGGGCTCGGGCCGGCAACGCCGGCTTCGGCGAGATCGGTGTCGTCACGGTGGGGGAGCGGCCGACCCGGGTGATCGTCGTCGTCGCCGGGCTGCTCGCGGCGGGGGTGTTCCCGGCGCTGCGGGAGCCGGCGGCGGCCGTGGCGACGACGGCCGTCCTCGCGGTCGCCGCGGTCGGCCTCGGCCAGCTCGCCGTCGTGCTGCGGCGGGTCCTGCGGGGACGGTGA
- a CDS encoding FAD-dependent oxidoreductase yields MARIVVVGAGVGGLAAAARLAAAGHVVTVCEQAPQLGGKLGWYSRDGFSFDTGPSLLTMPEVFEELFTATGAVLADSVPLRRLDPIATYRFADGSGFAARAGDDDLRAELDDTLHPGAGAEWARFDAHAAKVWEITRDTFLSRPMSAGRLLRLAGAHPGGIGAVAAGRTLRGVAARYLGDDRLRMVVERYATYTGSDPRRAPAALAVIAHIERRYGGWYVPGGLHQLGAAIAARARERKAEIRLDTPVMTISRTSGGRVDGVILADGGRLPADVVVANADAATVYGGLLAGSAAGRPGRWLTPRPTPSLSGFALLLALGPATPPTTATTATTATTATTANQHEPQDSGPAPNQAGRALGRPTCEATGGRAGVLPAAHHTVLFPANYDAEFDAVFRGRLPTDPTVYVSAPTDPTLAPPGCAAWFVLVNAPPHDPGPGRAGVDWDRPGLAASYAARVLDLMAARGLEVRDRLRWYETVTPADLERRTGAPGGSIYGSSSNGVRAAFLRPPNRTAVPGLFLVGGSSHPGGGLPLVTLSARIVADLVGPA; encoded by the coding sequence GTGGCGAGGATCGTGGTGGTGGGCGCGGGTGTCGGTGGGCTCGCCGCGGCTGCTCGGCTCGCGGCCGCCGGACATGTGGTCACGGTGTGCGAGCAGGCACCCCAGCTCGGCGGCAAGCTCGGCTGGTACTCGCGGGACGGGTTCTCGTTCGACACCGGGCCGTCGCTGCTGACCATGCCCGAGGTCTTCGAGGAGCTGTTCACCGCGACCGGCGCCGTGCTGGCCGACAGCGTCCCGCTGCGCCGCCTCGACCCAATCGCCACCTACCGGTTCGCCGACGGCTCCGGTTTCGCCGCCCGGGCCGGCGACGATGACCTGCGCGCCGAGCTCGACGACACGCTCCACCCGGGCGCGGGTGCCGAGTGGGCCCGCTTCGACGCACATGCCGCGAAGGTCTGGGAGATCACCCGGGACACGTTTCTGTCCCGCCCGATGTCGGCCGGCCGGCTGCTGCGGCTGGCCGGTGCCCACCCCGGCGGCATCGGCGCGGTGGCCGCCGGCCGGACGCTGCGGGGCGTGGCGGCGCGGTATCTCGGCGATGACCGGCTGCGGATGGTCGTCGAGCGGTACGCGACCTACACCGGCTCCGACCCACGCCGCGCGCCGGCCGCGCTCGCCGTGATCGCGCACATCGAGCGGCGGTACGGCGGCTGGTACGTGCCCGGCGGCCTCCACCAGCTCGGCGCGGCGATCGCGGCGCGAGCACGCGAGCGCAAGGCCGAGATCCGGCTCGACACCCCGGTCATGACGATCTCCCGCACCTCCGGTGGCCGGGTCGACGGCGTGATCCTCGCCGACGGCGGCCGGCTGCCGGCCGACGTCGTGGTCGCCAACGCGGACGCGGCGACGGTGTACGGCGGCCTGCTCGCCGGCTCGGCGGCGGGCCGCCCCGGCCGCTGGCTGACCCCCCGGCCGACCCCGTCCCTGTCCGGCTTCGCCCTCCTCCTAGCCCTCGGCCCCGCCACACCCCCCACGACCGCCACGACCGCCACGACCGCCACGACCGCCACGACCGCGAACCAGCATGAACCCCAGGACTCAGGCCCGGCCCCGAATCAGGCAGGTCGGGCGCTGGGGCGCCCGACCTGTGAAGCGACAGGCGGACGCGCAGGCGTCCTTCCTGCCGCTCACCACACGGTGCTTTTCCCGGCCAACTATGACGCCGAGTTCGACGCGGTCTTCCGCGGCCGGCTGCCAACCGACCCGACCGTCTACGTATCCGCGCCCACCGACCCGACGCTCGCCCCACCCGGCTGCGCGGCCTGGTTCGTTCTGGTGAACGCGCCACCGCACGACCCAGGGCCGGGCCGGGCCGGCGTCGACTGGGACCGCCCGGGCCTCGCCGCCTCCTACGCGGCCCGGGTCCTGGACCTGATGGCCGCGCGCGGCCTTGAGGTCCGCGACCGGCTGCGCTGGTACGAGACGGTCACCCCGGCCGACCTGGAGCGGCGCACCGGCGCGCCGGGGGGCTCGATCTACGGCTCGTCGTCCAACGGCGTCCGGGCGGCGTTCCTACGCCCGCCGAACCGGACGGCGGTGCCTGGGCTGTTCCTCGTCGGCGGATCCAGCCACCCCGGCGGTGGTCTGCCGCTGGTCACCCTGTCCGCCAGGATCGTCGCCGACCTCGTCGGCCCGGCCTGA